A genomic window from Branchiostoma floridae strain S238N-H82 unplaced genomic scaffold, Bfl_VNyyK Sc7u5tJ_1336, whole genome shotgun sequence includes:
- the LOC118407397 gene encoding tripartite motif-containing protein 3-like — translation MAAAPPSLGEQIREELSCSICLELFTRPKVLPCQHTFCQDCLQDHAGRGGVFTCPNCRRQISLPSQGVKGLPDNHLVSSLCARLQGQATLSEKTSEQPQPRNRCSFHPSEELKLYCMQCQLPVCIECCEEGHAGHPTTGLKKAAQERRSTVQTLINEGRNNLETYCSFIRSLRQKEKTLNEQKQQRDNSIIQAYNKMVLKLTERKDDLLYESERNYRENLDRFQHVRDRVLADVSELSAACDRAEQELEQFLGQETILVLGKYRGKAAPTPVQTQPAVFQPTDTPVPVLGHVTDPSAPIPAAPAASNVAARVSGHHHGNLQQGGCQPQRLKFGGQGVESQEFKNPSGVTVSDEGEVFVADCWNQRIQVFTLQGTFVRQFPAPLTPISDVAMDGEGNLWVVGSVYTQECRASGIAIQYTKDGRVLRKFKPKKIQSSSVSTIAVDKQRNHILVLVQDLQDGKHHMQVYRPDGTLVKTVDVQKVIEEERNQQQGTKALYPPPSTFYVTTDGEGNILLSIGYYNCVFVFKEDGQFLFHFGDLGSGEGELKGPSGICTDRVGNIIVADSGNRRVEMFDKTGRFIKHITTDMTKPCAVAMATQGQVVVTDSEKHSVSIFYNF, via the coding sequence atggcggctgcacCACCCAGTTTGGGAGAACAAATCCGTGAGGAACtgtcctgcagcatctgcctggagctgttcaccaggcccaaggtgctgccctgtcagcacaccttctgtcaggactgtctacaggaccatgcagggaggggaggggtCTTTACATGCCCAAACTGCCGTCGGCAAATTAGTCTACCATCACAGGGGGTCAAAGGTTTGCCAGACAACCACCTTGTCTCAAGTTTATGTGCCAGACTTCAGGGACAGGCAACATTGTCAGAGAAAACAAGCGAACAACCTCAGCCTAGAAACAGGTGCAGCTTTCACCCCTCTGAGGAACTGAAACTGTACTGTATGCAATGCCAGTTACCAGTTTGTATTGAGTGTTGTGAAGAAGGCCACGCTGGACACCCCACCACAGGCCTTAAAAAAGCTGCACAGGAAAGGAGATCTACAGTCCAGACCTTGATCAATGAGGGAAGGAATAACTTGGAGACTTACTGTAGCTTCATCAGAAGTTTGAGGCAAAAAGAGAAGACCCTGAATGAACAGAAACAGCAGAGAGACAACAGCATCATTCAAGCCTACAACAAAATGGTGCTGAAACTCACAGAGAGAAAAGATGACCTCTTGTATGAATCAGAACGCAATTACAGGGAGAACTTAGACAGATTTCAGCATGTAAGGGACAGAGTGTTGGCAGATGTGAgtgaactgtctgctgcctgtgatcGAGCAGAACAAGAACTGGAGCAGTTCCTTGGTCAGGAAACCATTTTGGTCCTTGGAAAGTACAGAGGAAAAGCAGCACCAACCCctgtacaaacccagcctgctgtctttcaGCCTACAGACACCCCAGTGCCAGTATTGGGACATGTGACGGACCCTTCTGCACCAATCCCAGCAGCACCTGCAGCTAGTAATGTTGCAGCAAGGGTCtcaggtcatcaccatggtaacctcCAGCAAGGGGGCTGCCAACCTCAGAGGCTGAAATTTGGTGGACAAGGAGTAGAATCACAAGAGTTCAAAAATCCAAGTGGAGTGACAGTTTCAGATGAAGGGGAGGTCTTTGTAGCAGATTGCTGGAAccagagaatccaagtcttcaccctgcagggaacatttgtCCGACAGTTTCCAGCACCCCTGACCCCTATATCTGATGTAGCCATGGATGGGGAGGGGAATCTATGGGTAGTGGGGAGTGTATACACGCAAGAGTGCCGTGCTTCTGGCATTGCCATACAGTACACCAAAGATGGCAGAGTGCTAAGAAAGTTCAAACCTAAAAAAATCCAATCTAGTTCTGTATCTACAATTGCAGTGGATAAACAGAGGAACCACATTCTTGTTTTAGTGCAAGATCTACAAGATGGTAAGCATCATATGCAGGTGTACAGGCCAGATGGAACTCTAGTGAAAACTGTGGATGTGCAGAAGGTCATTGAAGAAGAAAGGAATCAACAACAGGGAACCAAAGCTTTATATCCACCTCCATCTACATTCTATGTCACTACggacggggaagggaacattctgtTGTCAATTGGTTACTATAACTGTGTCTTTGTCTTCAAAGAGGATGGACAGTTCCTGTTCCATTTTGGGGACttgggaagtggtgaaggtgaGTTAAAGGGACCCAGTGGTATCTGCACGGACAGGGTgggtaacatcatcgtggcagacaGTGGCAACAGacgtgtggagatgtttgacaagacaggcaGATTCATCAAGCACATCACTACGGACATGACTAAGCCgtgtgctgttgccatggcaacacagggACAGGTTGTGGTGACTGACTCAGAAAAGCATTCAGTCAGCATATTTTACAACTTCTGA
- the LOC118407395 gene encoding ATP synthase F(0) complex subunit B1, mitochondrial-like, with protein sequence MLSRLAARSAAVAAQHHGARVCVVAPSRLFHCSGQHGRPIEPLPEEGGKVRMGVFPEEWFQFFYKKTGVTGPYVFGTGLIATLLSKEYLVVNNEFIAGGIFVSFVVYCIRRFGPDVATYADKLRQERLDFIDNKKGRFINDCETAIETEKKEQWRAEGVDYLFDAKKANVAMQLETAYRERLHEVSNAVKRRLDYQLDVETTQRRMAQEHMADWVVNNVVKSITPQQEKEALAKCIEDLKRMAKAS encoded by the exons ATGTTGTCCCGGTTGGCTGCTAGATCAG CGGCAGTGGCTGCCCAGCACCACGGTGCCCGAGTGTGTGTGGTGGCGCCATCTCGACTGTTCCACTGTTCAGGACAGCATGGCCGTCCCATCGAGCCACTGCCTGAGGAGGGCGGCAAGGTCAGGATGGGGGTGTTTCCAGAGGAGTGGTTCCAGTTCTTCTACAAGAAGACTGGCGTGACCG GCCCGTATGTGTTTGGAACTGGGCTGATAGCAACACTTCTGTCCAAGGAATACCTGGTCGTCAATAATGAGTTCATTGCCGGAGGAATTTTTGTATCCTTCGTGGTGTACTGTATCAGGAGGTTCGGCCCTGATGTAGCCACCTATGCTGACAAACTGCGCCAG GAAAGACTTGACTTCATTGACAACAAGAAGGGAAGGTTCATCAACGACTGTGAAACCGCCATTGAGACTGAGAAGAAGGAACAGTGGCGAGCTGAGGGTGTGGACTACCTGTTTGATGCCAAGAAG GCCAATGTAGCCATGCAGCTGGAAACAGCTTACCGTGAGAGACTACACGAAGTTTCCAACGCTGTCAAGAGGCGACTG GACTACCAGCTGGATGTAGAGACCACCCAACGTCGCATGGCTCAGGAACACATGGCAGACTGGGTCGTTAACAACGTGGTCAAGAGCATCACCCCGCAACAG GAGAAAGAGGCTCTTGCCAAGTGCATTGAAGATCTGAAGCGTATGGCCAAGGCCTCCTAA
- the LOC118407399 gene encoding methylosome protein 50-like, which produces MVDVPAAMDRHLEVLRCRSDGSLIIGASRLTGRYWTGSLWHFQDPSVAPHVEQCTAGVQTEAGIADLQLVNDNQLIVASDSGAVEMWQLSEEGESFQALWYSYAHDSTAHTISVAPDTNTAVSGGADATIKIWDLETKLAMKTLKAHTDTIWCICCNPMDKHVFLSCAQDGRALMWDTRKEKAACSLGKGVIGGVPTCITWSPNRQTDVTIGCETGEVIMLELRDQSQPVHRWRPHTRTIHRLAYCPQEPSWLATVSDDCDVVVTSLQNDPNIV; this is translated from the exons ATGGTGGACGTGCCTGCAGCTATGGACCGGCACTTGGAAGTGCTCCGCTGTCGATCAG ACGGATCCTTGATTATCGGCGCCTCGCGGCTGACGGGCCGGTACTGGACAGGGTCGCTGTGGCACTTCCAGGACCCGAGCGTCGCCCCCCACGTGGAACAGTGTACGGCGGGGGTGCAGACGGAGGCTGGAATAGCCGACCTGCAGCTCGTCAATGATAACCAACTTATTGTAGCCTCAGATTCTG gtgctgtagAGATGTGGCAGCTGTCTGAGGAAGGGGAGTCCTTCCAGGCGCTGTGGTACAGCTACGCACACGACAGCACAGCCCACACCATCAGCGTGGCACCTGACACCAACACAGCCGTGTCAGGTGGTGCAGACGCAAC TATCAAGATCTGGGACTTGGAAACTAAGTTGGCTATGAAAACACTGAAAG CACACACTGACACGATATGGTGCATCTGTTGTAACCCTATGGACAAACATGTCTTCCTCTCCTGTGCACAG GACGGGCGAGCGCTGATGTGGGACACACGGAAGGAAAAGGCTGCCTGTAGTCTGG GTAAGGGTGTCATCGGAGGCGTTCCCACCTGTATCACCTGGAGTCCCAACAGACAGACGGATGTCACAATAG GATGTGAGACTGGTGAAGTGATAATGCTGGAACTAAGAGACCAGTCACAGCCCGTCCACAGATGGCGGCCACACACCAGAACCATACACAGACTGGCCTACTGTCCACAGGAACCAAG CTGGCTGGCTACAGTGTCTGACGACTGTGATGTGGTGGTGACCAGTCTTCAGAATGACCCCAACATTGTGTAA
- the LOC118407394 gene encoding kinesin-like protein KIF9: protein MSATRGKRVRCFVRTRPTPYFAKELIKFHDDKKTVTARIPKDDRRGVVNNQQLEWQFKMDGILHNSSQDQVFDEVASDMVTSTLDGYNGTLMCYGQTGAGKTFSITGATEGFYQRGIIPRAIAQTFREVDERVEQAITVRISYLEIYNEGMFDLLSTLPETAADSSPMAIVEDENGVSVKGLSLHVAHNEEEALNLLFEGETNRAIAMHSLNKNSSRSHCIFTIHVESRSRTQSKAAYTVSKLNFVDLAGSERLKKTGSSGNVQREAMYINKSLTFLEQAIIALADKNREHVPYRQSKLTHALKDSIGGNCNTILIANIWGEASQIEETISTLRFASRMMCISNEPSINTRYDPVLMVKQLEHEIRHLKQELAMHDTLSNRAKVSYDPLSESQLVELQRQVHLYLKDDLDEIEIVNIRQVKEVFAMFKGAVKNMEGAMEAKLREKYTLLEKGEGVGVGLQEGVGVDGKGGQVGELDGQGFGVGVAPPSSKMANAPIIAAKKQKAKKSKDRASPTQPKGVASPTPSTRETPQEELTPGKLTTGETLSANVTPATPHAPAPRPTTPPPRTEAFEEFKKEKGSEIYRILSENKEILVNKKTLCKKLAQSVNDTKQEIDKTRLIIERKRNERLEQGEFVDEEGETIIDEDEYELLMKLKDLKAGYRRDYDELRAVKQEVQYCQRLVEQCRQRLIQEFDAWYSESFLATDDPIASTMEGIGIRAGTVIRSRAPLEDEQEKFERLQQDLLDPDAAPFYNAKVRTEWRQTTNAAQRQPASFRKP, encoded by the exons ATGAGTGCCACCAGAGGTAAGAGGGTTCGCTGTTTCGTCCGCACACGCCCGACGCCGTACTTCGCCAAAGAGCTGATCAAATTCCATGACGACAAGAAGACGGTCACCGCCCGGATACCGAAGGATGACCGGCGAGGCGTGGTTAACAATCAGCAGCTGGAATGGCAGTTTAAGATGGATGGAATCCTGCACAACTCCAGCCAGGACcag GTGTTTGACGAGGTTGCGAGCGACATGGTGACGTCTACCCTGGACGGTTACAACGGCACGCTGATGTGCTACGGACAGACGGGCGCGGGAAAAACCTTCAGCATCACCGGGGCAACGGAAGGGTTCTACCAGAGAGGCATCATCCCACGAGCCATCGCGCAGACCTTCCGAGAAGTCGACGAGAGGGTAGAGCAAGCCATCACCGTACGGATCTCCTACCTGGAGATCTACAACGAAGGCATGTTCGACCTCTTGTCCACCCTTCCTGAAACCGCCGCGGATTCCAGCCCCATGGCTATAGTGGAGGATGAGAATGGAGTCAGCGTTAAGGGGCTGTCGCTTCATGTAGCACACAACGAAGAGGAGGCACTCAATCTTTTGTTCGAAGGTGAAACCAACCGAGCGATCGCGATGCACTCCCTCAACAAGAACTCCTCCCGTTCTCACTGCATTTTCACCATCCATGTCGAGTCCAGGTCGCGTACTCAGTCCAAGGCTGCCTACACCGTATCCAAGCTAAACTTCGTTGACCTGGCGGGTTCCGAGCGGCTCAAGAAGACGGGATCGTCTGGAAACGTGCAGCGGGAGGCGATGTACATCAACAAGTCGCTCACCTTCCTGGAGCAGGCCATAATCGCCCTGGCGGACAAGAACCGCGAGCACGTGCCCTACCGCCAGTCCAAGCTCACGCACGCCCTGAAAGACTCAATCGGCGGGAACTGTAACACGATCCTCATAGCGAACATCTGGGGCGAGGCGTCACAGATCGAGGAAACGATCTCAACCCTACGGTTCGCCTCGCGGATGATGTGCATCTCCAACGAACCCAGCATCAACACCCGCTACGATCCAGTCCTGATGGTGAAACAACTGGAGCACGAGATTCGTCACCTGAAACAAGAGCTCGCCATGCACGATACGCTGTCCAACAGGGCCAAAGTGTCCTACGACCCTCTCTCCGAATCCCAGCTTGTCGAGTTGCAGAGACAAGTGCATCTCTATCTGAAGGATGATCTTGATGAAATCGAAATTGTGAACATCAGACAGGTTAAGGAGGTCTTCGCCATGTTTAAGGGTGCAGTGAAGAACATGGAAGGTGCCATGGAGGCCAAGCTAAGGGAGAAGTACACCTTACTGGAAAAGGGTGAGGGAGTCGGCGTGGGGTTACAGGAAGGGGTTGGAGTCGACGGAAAAGGGGGACAAGTTGGGGAGTTGGATGGCCAAGGGTTTGGTGTTGGCGTCGCACCCCCCTCATCGAAAATGGCTAACGCACCCATCATTGCAGCAAAGAAGCAGAAAGCGAAGAAAAGCAAGGATCGAGCCAGTCCAACACAGCCCAAGGGTGTGGCGAGCCCAACTCCGAGCACCAGGGAGACACCGCAGGAGGAGTTAACTCCAGGGAAGCTGACTACAGGGGAGACCCTGTCTGCTAACGTCACCCCTGCCACGCCCCATGCCCCGGCGCCGCGCCCCACCACGCCCCCTCCTCGCACCGAGGCCTTCGAGGAGTTCAAGAAAGAAAAGGGGAGCGAGATCTACCGCATCCTCTCCGAGAACAAGGAGATCTTGGTCAACAAGAAGACGCTGTGCAAGAAGCTGGCGCAGTCGGTCAACGACACCAAGCAAGAGATCGACAAAACGCGGCTGATCATCGAGCGGAAGCGAAACGAGCGCCTCGAGCAGGGCGAGTTCGTGGACGAGGAGGGAGAGACGATCATCGATGAAGATGAGTATGAGCTGCTGATGAAGCTGAAGGATCTAAAGGCGGGGTATCGCCGTGACTACGACGAGCTGCGAGCCGTCAAACAGGAGGTGCAGTACTGCCAGCGGCTGGTAGAGCAGTGCCGGCAGAGGCTCATTCAGGAGTTCGACGCCTGGTACTCCGAGAGCTTCCTCGCCACAGACGACCCGATCGCCAGCACGATGGAGGGGATCGGGATACGCGCTGGAACGGTCATCCGGAGTCGGGCGCCCTTGGAAGATGAGCAAGAAAAATTCGAGAGGCTCCAACAAGACTTGCTGGACCCTGATGCAGCACCCTTCTACAATGCCAAAGTCCGAACGGAATGGAGGCAGACAACAAATGCAGCGCAACGGCAGCCTGCGTCTTTCCGCAAACCGTGA
- the LOC118407389 gene encoding C-Jun-amino-terminal kinase-interacting protein 1-like, whose amino-acid sequence MMGERKRDTDFPRAEISSSNPSRAKNLYRLSKVSLDESATEFSSLDNWESDRPSLVQRTSFSNISFKGEDKTTDEIGAQMSQIDEGHIQLDLQDFPDTQGQEGRRTFNAFAEARQEDQEVRQPPVRRRSSHGSRRGRKLPEIPATRRRSPAPVPPMVVGSFPDSETETDSAPGSRLLDEAQIPSTAFSSTSLESKPFLRPQNPFLEDAASPAGSQDEDTEEEVDPILMVGAYTEGNSTFYDSEEPDPAVPSIVVRGKKREQTHRAMYRFIPRHQDELALNVADPLYVEREAEDLWFEGWNIRTEKYGVFPSAYAYEAGPEQEEIGFSGKVHVDRYTLKFLGSVEVPYHKGNDVLCQAMEKVVKARRMTLHTKPPQVCAVDISDKGIKMVENSNGQRKESVKWGKLFGGSKKLANNEGQNYFFALKNISFCGYHPRNNRYFGFITKHPAERRFACHVLVSEDSTRPVAEALGRAFRKFYAEYMDYTHPTEDIYME is encoded by the exons ATGATGGgtgaaagaaaaagagacaCGGACTTTCCCAGAGCAGAAATATCATCTTCAAACCCTTCAAGAGCGAAAAATTTATACAG ATTATCTAAAGTGAGTCTAGATGAGTCAGCTACAGAGTTCTCCTCCCTGGATAACTGGGAGTCTGACAGGCCCAGTCTGGTACAGAGGACAAGCTTCTCCAACATCTCATTTAAAG GAGAAGACAAGACGACAGATGAGATCGGTGCCCAGATGAGTCAGATAGACGAGGGCCACATCCAGCTGGACCTACAGGATTTCCCAGACACACAGGGACAGGAGGGGAGACGGACTTTCAACGCCTTCGCTGAGGCAAGGCAAGAG GATCAGGAAGTTCGTCAGCCTCCAGTCAGAAGAAGAAGCAGCCACGGGTCCAGACGGGGCAGGAAGCTGCCGGAAATCCCTGCAACTAGAAGACGTTCTCCCGCAC CTGTCCCCCCCATGGTGGTGGGCAGTTTTCCAGACTCGGAGACAGAAACAGACTCGGCGCCCGGCAGCAGGCTCCTAGACGAGGCCCAGATCCCCAGCACAGCCTTCAGCAGcactagcctggagtccaaGCCGTTCCTGAGGCCCCAGAACCCGTTCCTGGAGGACGCAGCCTCCCCTGCAGGCAGTCAGGATGAGGATACAGAGGAGGAGGTGGATCCCATACTGATGGTGGGAG CCTACACAGAAGGAAACAGCACATTCTATGACTCAGAGGAGCCCGACCCTGCAGTACCCAGTATTGTCGTTAGGGGGAAGAAACGGGAACAGACTCACAGGGCCATGTACCGCTTCATTCCAAG ACACCAGGATGAGCTGGCCCTGAACGTGGCAGACCCCCTGTATGTGGAGAGAGAGGCGGAGGACCTGTGGTTCGAGGGGTGGAACATTCGCACGGAGAAGTACGGAGTCTTTCCCAGCGCGTACGCCTACGAGGCCGGACCTGAACAGGAGGAAATTG GTTTTAGTGGAAAGGTGCATGTAGACAGATATACCCTGAAGTTCCTGGGGTCAGTAGAAGTGCCGTATCACAAGGGTAACGATGTGCTGTGTCAGGCTATGGAGAAG GTAGTGAAGGCCCGCAGGATGACGTTACACACCAAACCCCCGCAGGTGTGTGCTGTGGACATCAGTGATAAGGGCATCAAGATGGTGGAGAACTCAAATGGTCAG AGGAAGGAGAGTGTGAAATGGGGAAAGCTGTTTGGTGGCAGTAAAAAACTTGCAAACAAT gAAGGACAAAACTACTTCTTTGCTCTGAAAAATATTTCCTTCTGTGGCTATCATCCCAGGAACAACAG ATATTTTGGGTTCATCACGAAGCACCCCGCAGAGCGCAGGTTTGCCTGCCATGTACTGGTGTCAGAGGACTCCACACGGCCGGTAGCAGAGGCACTCGG GAGAGCCTTTAGAAAATTCTATGCTGAATACATGGACTACACCCACCCAACAGAGGACATCTACATGGAATAA